The following proteins are encoded in a genomic region of Candidatus Methylomirabilota bacterium:
- a CDS encoding NAD(P)-binding domain-containing protein: MTTPPAHIGIIGLAVMGRNLALNFADHGFRVAVHNRTPSVTDEFLAAHRDTPGGLVGCRTLDELVRALERPRKIAVLVKSGPPVD, from the coding sequence ATGACCACACCACCTGCTCATATCGGCATTATCGGCCTCGCCGTCATGGGCCGGAATCTGGCGCTGAACTTCGCCGATCATGGCTTCCGTGTCGCCGTCCACAATCGCACACCGTCCGTGACCGACGAGTTCCTCGCCGCTCACCGGGACACGCCCGGCGGCCTGGTCGGCTGTCGCACGCTGGACGAGCTCGTCCGCGCCCTCGAGCGGCCCCGCAAGATCGCGGTGCTGGTCAAGAGCGGGCCGCCGGTCGAC
- a CDS encoding mechanosensitive ion channel family protein, protein MSIGTAVAQSGLRIVLALVAGYAAVRFIRTTVRRLEDILIQAGERTEVVPGATRQRVTTLTGLLLTLSLVVVSAVVVVICLDQIGLDVTPILAGAGIVGLAVGFGAQNLVRDVINGFFLVLENQVRVGDVAIVNGTGGLVEAITFRTIVLRDLAGVVHVFPNGTITTLANMTMDWSGYVIDVGVAYKEDTDQVVAVMTEVAQELRKDPRFGASILEPIEVFGVDDFKESEVTIKARLKTVPLQQWNVGREYRRRLKKAFDARGIEIPFPHRSLYTGTASAPLEVMVRSAPAAATGGR, encoded by the coding sequence GTGAGCATCGGGACCGCCGTCGCCCAGTCCGGACTCCGTATCGTGCTGGCCCTGGTGGCCGGGTACGCGGCGGTGCGCTTCATCCGCACCACCGTGCGCCGGCTCGAGGACATCTTGATCCAGGCGGGTGAGCGGACGGAGGTCGTCCCCGGCGCGACCCGCCAGCGCGTGACGACACTGACCGGACTCCTGCTCACGCTCAGTCTCGTCGTCGTGTCGGCAGTGGTCGTGGTCATCTGCCTCGATCAGATCGGGCTGGATGTGACGCCGATCCTGGCCGGGGCCGGGATCGTGGGCCTGGCCGTCGGATTCGGCGCCCAGAATCTCGTCCGTGACGTGATCAACGGCTTCTTCCTCGTCCTGGAGAATCAGGTCCGGGTCGGCGACGTCGCGATCGTGAACGGCACCGGAGGCCTCGTCGAGGCCATCACGTTCCGGACGATCGTGCTGCGCGACCTCGCCGGCGTGGTGCACGTCTTCCCCAACGGAACGATCACGACGCTCGCCAACATGACGATGGACTGGTCGGGTTACGTCATCGACGTCGGGGTCGCCTACAAGGAGGACACGGATCAGGTCGTCGCGGTGATGACGGAGGTGGCGCAGGAGCTCCGGAAGGACCCGCGCTTCGGCGCGTCGATCCTCGAGCCGATCGAGGTCTTCGGGGTCGACGACTTCAAAGAATCCGAGGTCACCATCAAGGCGCGCCTCAAGACGGTGCCACTGCAGCAGTGGAACGTGGGGCGCGAATACCGACGGCGCCTCAAGAAGGCGTTCGACGCGCGCGGCATCGAGATCCCGTTCCCGCACCGCTCCCTCTACACGGGCACGGCGAGCGCACCGCTCGAGGTCA